The DNA segment CTGGGATAGCGAGACGGTTTGTAGAAGGTTTTTAGATACGGAATTTGCCAAAAAGCAAAACATCACCTATGAAAAGCTAAAAAGCGTGGGCTGGATTAAGCCGTTTAGAACGCCTGAGACGATGAAAGATCAGTTCCCTTACTACCCTTATGCGCCGAAGGATAAGCTGGTATTCGGCACTAAAAGCGGCAAGTGCGAGCTCTACTCCGAAGCTTTCAAGGACGCAGGCTATCATCCGGTGATCGATCTTGACGACGATTGGGATTACTACGAAAAACATAAAAATTTCGGCAAAGATTATTTGAAAAAGTATCCGCTTTATTTTATGACGCCGGGCACGCAGCTACAGGATAACTCAAACTGGGGCAATATGCCTTACATCCTAAAACGCGTCATCGTAAAGGGCAACGCCGAGCTATTTATGACGCGCGAGGATATGCTGGCGCGCGGTATCAAAGAGGGCGATACGGTCGAGGCCACGAATGAAAAGGGTACGGCGATATTTACGGCGGTCGAGACCAATCAGATGCAGCCGGGCATCGTCTATGCGTGGAATAATATCTGGGTCAAAGTCACCAAGTCTCGCACGGGAGCAAACATCCTTTGCTCAGACGGAGTGAGTGATTTAGGCAACGGATCGACCTACACTGCAAGCTTTTGCGAAGTGCGAAAAGCGGCGCAGCAGATGAGTTGAGCCTGCTTGTCTTACGACTAATGTTTAAATTTTAGGCGATACGGAGCTTAGGCAAACAAATACGACGCGACCGAAAGTCGTGTTGTGCTTTAGGTGGGTGCAGGGAGCGCTTGCGCTTCCGCTCGCAGGGCGGACTTTGTTCGCCCGAGAAGTAAAGGAAGAAAAAATGAAACGAAAACAAGGATTTTTATTTGATTACAACTTTTGTATAGGTTGTAAGGCGTGTGAAATTTCATGTCAGGTCTATCACAACCAAGACCCCGATATCAACTGGCGCCACGTCGATATGATGCTCATCCATGAAGACGAGATCGAAAAGGAAATTTTCATCACGCACTCGTGCCACCATTGCGACGAGCCTGCATGTATGGACGTCTGCCCCGTAGGAGCCTACATTAAGCTTGAAAACGGCATAGTTCAGCCGCTGCACGATAAATGCATCGGCTGCGGATACTGCATCGTAGCCTGTCCTTACGGATCGATAACCAAGGGCAAAGACGGCAAAGCACAAAAGTGCAACCTCTGCGCCGAGAAGCTCGAGCGCGGCGAGGAGCCTGCGTGCGTGGCGGGTTGTCCTTGCGACGTGCTAAAGCTAGTCGACGCGGGCGTGAGCGATAGCGCGGGGATGGAGAAAGAGATGCCGGGCTTTAAGCGATTTTTTACGAAGCCGAACATCCGCTTCTATCCTCGCATGAAGCGCAACGAGTTTATCCACTAAGGATAAAAAGATGCGTAATTTAAAGCAGAGCCTTTGCGTCGAGGACTTTTTGAGGCAGGTATTTTTGGTGCCTCTTACCGGTGAAAATTTGGACGAGCTTTTAAATTTGACGCAGGATTTCGCGCCTAAGCTTAAAGAGCATAAATTTATCCTCGAATTTGCCGAATGCAAAAGCGAGCCAAGCTTAATTGATGAAATTCGCTACGAATTCAATAAGCTCTTCGTAGGTCCTAAGCGCCCCAAAGCCGAGCCTTACGAGTCGGTGTATTTCGACTATCAAACGATGTTCGGGGCAAAGACGATGCAGGTGCGAAGCTTTTACGAGAGCTCTGGGCTAAAGCTCGAGGATGCGCAGCTTGATAAATTTCCCGACGATTTCATCGGGTACGAGTTGCAATATCTTTATTTTCTAAGTTTTAGCGCGCTAAAGGCGGAGGATGAGGCTAAATTTAACGAAATTTTGCGTAAAAAGGCGGAATTTATCGCCGCTCATCCGTCGCAGTGGTTTTGCAAATTTGCCGCTCGCTGCGATGAGCACGCAAATTTAGACGTTTGGAAGAGCTTCGGGAACTTTTTAAATCTCTACTTAAATAGCGAGATGGATGCGCTGAAAAGTGCGCTAAAAGATCCTGAAATTTTTAAAAATTTAAAGGAATGACGATGGTACAGACGACTTGGGGATGGCTCATAGTCATCTATTTGTTTCTAGGCGGTTTAGGTGCCGGGGCGTTTTTATGCTCGGCTTTGGCTTACAAGGGCTTTTTGGGTTCATTAAACGAGAGGTTTTATAAATTCGGCTTTCTGCTAGCGCCCGTTGCGGTGATAATAGGAACCGCGCTTTTGCTATTTGACTTGGCGCCGAGCGCCGCGATAAATCCTCTTAAAATTTTACAGCTCTACACGCGCCCTGTTTCGATGATGAGCATAGGTACGTATCTGCTTACGTTTTTTATCGTAGTCAGCGTTTTGGTGCTTTTGCAGATCAAAAAAAGCGGTAAAATTTGCGATATGATGCTCACGCTCGGAGCTATTTTGGCGCTTGGAGTTATGGGATATACGGGGCTACTGCTTTACGTCGTAAAGGCGATCCCGCTTTGGGCTAGCGTGTGGCTGCCGATTTTATTTACGATCTCCGCGATCTCTACGGGGCTTAGTGCAAACGCCGCCGCTACGCTAAATGCAGGGCACGGGCTAAGCCGCTGTGCGCATAAATTTCACGTCGCGTTAGTTGCGCTTGAGATCGTTGCGGTACTAGCGCTATTTGCTAGCGTAAGAAGCGAGGCTGCAGGCATGGCTAGCGTAACCAAGATAGTCAGCGGCTCGCTTGCGCCAATGTTTTGGATAGGCTTTGTCGTGTTTGGGCTTGCTTTGCCGCTGCTAGGCGGAAGCAAATTTATGCTTCGCAGCTGCAGTGTGAATACAGACGGTAGCGTCTGTGCGCACGGCGGCGAGGAGGTAAAAAGCTGTGTTTATAACGAATACGGCGTGCTTATAGGCGGCTTTTGCCTAAGAGCGTTTATCGTGCTGGGTGCGGTTTATATATTTTAACCCCTCCTTTCTGATACCGGTCGGGCATCCGCCCGACCTTTAAATTTTAACTTTAAATTGTAATTTTTTGATAGATTGCTAAAAACGACGTCGCATTAAGCGATTCTTGATTTTAAATAGGCTACCTCAAAATTATTGGTAGGCTATTTTTATTTATAAATTACTCTAATTTTTTCAGCGAAACTTTCTGATATATGGAACTCACTAGATTTAATATGTTTTAACGCTTGAAATGGCTTGCCTGACTTGCCACAATCATATCCAAGCTCCTGCTCAATATCGTTTACAAGCTCTACAGATAAGCCTAGTTCATTATTTATTTCATCTAAAATTGCTTTGGTTGCAGAATCTGCTGCACCTATTGCTTGCTCTGACTTATTTTCTTGGTGATCTTTGTCATATACCGAAACGTATGGAATCTTAAATTTGTTCATTAACTTAATATATAAAGGAATATTTTGTTTTGAACCACAATCGATGACGGTATAACTATGCTTAAACACTCCCAACTTATTTGCCAATGCAGGAAGAATCACTTTGTCAGTTTGCCCTTCAACTAAAATAACTTTTTCAGCAAAAAATAATTTACCTCTATCTGGATTAATCCAATAAGACAAATTCCATTCATTCTTTTGGTTTCCATCAAATAGATCCTCTTCGCATTGAGTTATTTGCATTTTTTTTGCCTTTTTATTTTTTTATCCAATTCTAGCCGGCATTTTCCGAAGTCAATAGAAAAATGCATTTAGAAAATAGTGCCTTATATATCGGCATTTGAGAGGTATTTTTGATAAAATATTTTATTTCTATTTTTCTGGTTAAGCTAGTTTTAATTAAAATTACCATATGGAATAAATAAAGATATAGCGTAGTATTGGTAGCAGAATAAAAAATTTTTTGGAATTCTGGAAAAATTTCATTTTTCTAAACAAAAAATAAACCAATTTGATTTAAATAAAGCAGACGAAAAAAATAGTGAAGTTTTGGATTTTTAAAATAGATGTTTTTATGCAAAACTCGCGAAAGCAACCTAAAGCCTAAGCCGTAAGGCGTGTTGCGAATTTTAATATCATAATATAATCATTTAAAAAGCGCATAAAATTTTTTCCAAAGAAATTTAATATCTTTTATGATATAATCCGTTCAAAGGATAAATTTTGTGGGAAATTATATTTTTGGATGACCGAGTAGCTGAGGAGTTTAGGGCTCTGCCACCTAAAATTTCAGCCAATATGACCCATATATTTAAGCTCTTGCGTCTTTACGGCAACCAAGTGGTCGAGCCTCAAACCAAAAGTTTGGGCGACGAACTTTTTGAGATAAGGCTAAAGGCGCGGAAGGTATAGGCAGAGGAATATTTTGTTATATGACCGGTAGGCGCATTTATATATTGCACGTGTTTGTAAAGAAAAGCGATAAAATACCTCAGAAAGAACTAGATATCGCCAAAAATAGATTGAAGGAGTTAAAAAATGCCTGAAGTAAAATTTGACGACGTATTTAACGAAATTATGAAAAGTGATGAATTTAGGGCCGAATATGAAGCTCTGATGCCAGAGTACGAACTAAAGAGCGAGTTGATAAAAGCTAGAATAAAAAGCGGTCTAACGCAGTCGCAGCTAGCGGAGAGGATGGGTATGAAACAGTCTAATCTAGCTAGACTAGAAAGCACAAGCGGAGATTTTAAATTTCAGACGATAGTCAAATACGCAAAAGCATTGGGGCTAAAGCGGCTAAATATCGTACTAAACTAACAAAAATGCGAGGTCAAAATTTGACTCGCGCAAACACAATTTATAAACCAAGAAGCAGGCAGCGCTGGTTTTAACTTGAAAACTATTTCTACCCCTAATCTTTTATGATTACTAAATTTTCTATCACTTGCGAACTCTTTTGGGTTGCCCTATAAGTATCGACGCCAAGATAGTGTTGCAGGGTCGCTAGTTCCTCGTGCAATAAAGTGCCCGACATCGTGTGTATATCTGCGCTAGCTTCCGCAAGAGCGCCTACTACTACATCTCGCGCCGTATGCAGGTGAAAATTTTCAACACCCGAAAGTTCTCTGATTTTTTTAACTTGTCTGTCTAGATTAACTATCGTTTCGCTGCTTACGGGGCTAGCAAATACCAACTCGGCTATTCTCGGTATCTCTTGTAGCTTGGATGCTATAAAATTTGGGATGGCTACGATATAGTCGTTGGAGCTCTTTGTCCTCTCTAAAAGCATAGTGTTGTTGCTGAAATTTATGTTTTTCCATTTTAGGTTTAAAATTTCGGACTTTCGCCTGCCCGTAAAAATCAGGGCAAAAAGCGTCCAATAAAAAATATCGTCGGCATAGAGTTCGTTAATGGCGGAAAACAAATTCCTAAGCTTACCCGAACAGTTGATAACTTTTGATTTTTTCTCGATCTTATCCAGCTTTAGACCAAACGTCGGCTCAAAAGTTAGAGCCCTATGAATAAACGCGTACTTAAACATAGGGCGTAAAATTTCCTTTATCGTTTTATTGTATGTTTTTGGTGATAGCCCTTTGCTTCGCATAGAGTTATAAAAAATTTGAATATGATCAAGCGTTACCTTTTCTATAGCCAGCGAGCCTAGCAGGCTGTTTTTGATATGATTGTTAAACATCGCCGCTAGCCCGGTCGTAGCTTTGGTTTTGGCTCTAGTTTCCATATATAAATCTCAAAGCTGTTTAACTTTGATGTTTGGCTGGATCCTAGAAACGGCAGATACCGCCATATCTTTGCTTTTTGCCCATTCGGCAAAAACCGCCATAGCTTCTTGCAAATATTCTCGCCTGGTCCATTTTTCTCTTGCGGCTATTTCGACTACTTTGGTAGCTCGCTTCCCGTCGCTACTTTTTTTTCTGAATAAAAACTTATTCGTATGATTTTTACTCACGTATATATTTGGAATTTTCGTCTTTTTGTATTCGCTTAGGCTGATTGATCGAGTCCTTTTTAAAATCCTTGCGCCGCTTTGAGTAACTCATTTGGCGATAGCATTATAATTCTAAAAAAGTTATAATTAGCTTAGAATATCGTATTTTAGGACTATATAAACTTATATAATCCTTAATAAATCTGTGGCGTATTTTTTCTTTTTAAATTTACCTACTTCAGTTATCTCAAAACTCCATTGATTTTTCATCTCAATCAAATTTATCTGCTCGCGGTTTTATATAGCTCTTGTTCTCTTGTTTGCAATTTTGCATATAGGCTAAAATACTAAAAATTAGTAGCTAGTTTAAAAATGTAGCGAGTTTTATCCTAAATTTTACGCAGTTTTACACGCAAATTTGCTTTTGAAAGGTTTGCTTGTATAGTAAGCGCTCGATATACCGAATTTATAATATCCGAAAGTAGTTTTTAGAAATATGCGATAACCGTTTGCATAACTACTTTAAGCTTTGCATCGCGGGTTGCAGCCTTGCTACCATTGCGCATTTTTCATCTTTGCACAGCCGCTGCTTTTTTTAAATTTGTCCATTCGCATCCGATCGCTTCAGGCTCTAAATTTAACCAAGCCAAAATAACCGCTAAATATCGGATCCATAGCGTATTTAAAATTTTATTTGCTATAATATCCCAAAAATTTAAAAGGCGAAAAATGATCCCATTTACCGATGAAGAGCTTTTAAAGCCCGTTAGCGCGAGTTTGCAAAAGGTTTTGCCTATGCTTGAAAACGACGGCGGAGGTATGGAGCTATTAGGCATCAAAAACGGCAAAATTTATGTCCGCCTTACCGGTCACTGCCACGGCTGCGCTGCTAGCACTACGACCCTAAAATACGGCATCGAGCGCCAGTTGCGCATCGATATCCACCCGGAGCTAGAGGTTATAAATATCCCCATCGGCGAGGAAGTTAAATTTGATTGATTACAAAAAGGCGGGGCTAAGAGCGTTTAACAAGGGCGAATTTGACGCCGCCGCGAGCTATTTTTCGCTCGCTTACGACAAAAAACCCGACAAAAAGCTGCTTTTTCTCATCATGCTTTGCTCGCTTGCCAAGACTCGCCGCGATGAGGCGATGACGCTTTTTGAGATATTTAAGCTAAAAGATAAGCTCGGTATGAGCCCCGGCGATCTGGAGGAAATTTTAGGCGCGCTTGAAGCGAGATTCGACAGGGACGAGGATCTTGAGGTGCAAAACGCCATCAGCTACGCCGATTTTATGGATGCGGTCAAGCGCGGCGGGTTTAAAAGCACCTTCGAGGACATTATGTTTTCCACGCGCGTGATGATCGACAACCGCGACGATTTTCTCGAGTTTTTGCAAAATCTTATCAAAAACGGCTTCATCGAAATGGGGCTAAACTACATCGAGAGCGCGGCTGCGATGTTTGCCGGAGACGAGCGGCTAAATGCTCTAGTTCGCGAGATCAACGAAAAGGCCGAAAGTGAAAATTTGCGTTAAAGAGGGCTTCGTCACCGATAACTCTAGCGTTTGCGAAGCGGGTTGCTATTTCGTTAAAACGGCGGCAAACGCCAAATTTGAAGCCGCCGCCGAGGCAAAAGGCGCGAAAATCATAAATTTGGCCGAGTGCAAGCGGCTATTAGACATCGATGAGAGCATCAAAATCATCGGCATCACGGGCACGAACGGCAAGACCACGACCGCAGCGGCTATCTGCGCTACGCTATTAAATTTAGGCTACGGATGCGGTCTGTGCGGCACTCGCGGCGCTTTTGTAAACAATGAACGCATCGACGATAAGGCGCTGACGACGAGCGAAATTTTACGCACGCTTAGCTACCTCAAAGCAGCTAGCGAGCGCGGTTGCGAATACTTCGTGATGGAGGTCAGCTCGCACGCTATCGCGCAAAAACGCATCGAAAGTCTGGACTTTGCGATGAAAATCTTTACGAATTTAACCCAAGACCACCTCGACTATCACGGCACGTTTGAAGAGTATGCGCGCGTAAAGAGCGAGTTTTTCGCAGACGACGCGCCAAAGCTTATAAATATAGACGACCGCGGCGGGATCAAATTTAACCCCGCAAACGCCCTAACTTACGCGCTTCATGCGAACGCGGACTTTGCACCCGGCGAATATTCGCTAGAAGGCGGTATCCGCGCGACGCTAAAGACCCCGCGCAGGCAAATGGCGCTAAGCTCAAATTTGCACGGCGAATTTAACCTCTACAACCTCATTGCAGCCGCCTCTTGCGTAGCGACGCTGACGGATAGACCGCTAGAGCAGATCGCTCGCGCGGCGGCGAAATTTGACGGCGTAGAGGGGCGTATGGAGGTCGTGAGTCGCGAGCCACTCGTGATCGTGGACTTCGCGCATACTCCAGATGGTATCGAAAAGGTGCTAAATGCATTGCGCCACCGCAAGATCGTCGCGGTTTTCGGTGCCGGAGGCGATAGAGATCGCACCAAACGCCCTAAAATGGGCGCGATAGCGCAAAAATACGCACACAGACTCGTCGTCACCAGCGACAATCCCCGCAGCGAAGAGCCTGAAAGTATCATCGCCGAAATCTGCGGCGGCCTAGAGATGAACGAGTGCGTCAAATGCATCGCAAACCGCAAAGAAGCGATAAAATACGCGCTTGAAAGCCTCACACAGGATGAAATTTTGGTGATTTTAGGCAAAGGCGACGAAACCTATCAAGAGATCAAGGGCGTAAAATATCCGTTTAGCGACAAAGAGGTCGTGCGCGAGCTTTTGGA comes from the Campylobacter rectus genome and includes:
- a CDS encoding 4Fe-4S dicluster domain-containing protein translates to MKRKQGFLFDYNFCIGCKACEISCQVYHNQDPDINWRHVDMMLIHEDEIEKEIFITHSCHHCDEPACMDVCPVGAYIKLENGIVQPLHDKCIGCGYCIVACPYGSITKGKDGKAQKCNLCAEKLERGEEPACVAGCPCDVLKLVDAGVSDSAGMEKEMPGFKRFFTKPNIRFYPRMKRNEFIH
- a CDS encoding TorD/DmsD family molecular chaperone is translated as MRNLKQSLCVEDFLRQVFLVPLTGENLDELLNLTQDFAPKLKEHKFILEFAECKSEPSLIDEIRYEFNKLFVGPKRPKAEPYESVYFDYQTMFGAKTMQVRSFYESSGLKLEDAQLDKFPDDFIGYELQYLYFLSFSALKAEDEAKFNEILRKKAEFIAAHPSQWFCKFAARCDEHANLDVWKSFGNFLNLYLNSEMDALKSALKDPEIFKNLKE
- the nrfD gene encoding NrfD/PsrC family molybdoenzyme membrane anchor subunit; amino-acid sequence: MVQTTWGWLIVIYLFLGGLGAGAFLCSALAYKGFLGSLNERFYKFGFLLAPVAVIIGTALLLFDLAPSAAINPLKILQLYTRPVSMMSIGTYLLTFFIVVSVLVLLQIKKSGKICDMMLTLGAILALGVMGYTGLLLYVVKAIPLWASVWLPILFTISAISTGLSANAAATLNAGHGLSRCAHKFHVALVALEIVAVLALFASVRSEAAGMASVTKIVSGSLAPMFWIGFVVFGLALPLLGGSKFMLRSCSVNTDGSVCAHGGEEVKSCVYNEYGVLIGGFCLRAFIVLGAVYIF
- a CDS encoding ATP-dependent endonuclease gives rise to the protein MQITQCEEDLFDGNQKNEWNLSYWINPDRGKLFFAEKVILVEGQTDKVILPALANKLGVFKHSYTVIDCGSKQNIPLYIKLMNKFKIPYVSVYDKDHQENKSEQAIGAADSATKAILDEINNELGLSVELVNDIEQELGYDCGKSGKPFQALKHIKSSEFHISESFAEKIRVIYK
- a CDS encoding helix-turn-helix domain-containing protein, which encodes MPEVKFDDVFNEIMKSDEFRAEYEALMPEYELKSELIKARIKSGLTQSQLAERMGMKQSNLARLESTSGDFKFQTIVKYAKALGLKRLNIVLN
- a CDS encoding tyrosine-type recombinase/integrase codes for the protein METRAKTKATTGLAAMFNNHIKNSLLGSLAIEKVTLDHIQIFYNSMRSKGLSPKTYNKTIKEILRPMFKYAFIHRALTFEPTFGLKLDKIEKKSKVINCSGKLRNLFSAINELYADDIFYWTLFALIFTGRRKSEILNLKWKNINFSNNTMLLERTKSSNDYIVAIPNFIASKLQEIPRIAELVFASPVSSETIVNLDRQVKKIRELSGVENFHLHTARDVVVGALAEASADIHTMSGTLLHEELATLQHYLGVDTYRATQKSSQVIENLVIIKD
- a CDS encoding NifU family protein; translated protein: MIPFTDEELLKPVSASLQKVLPMLENDGGGMELLGIKNGKIYVRLTGHCHGCAASTTTLKYGIERQLRIDIHPELEVINIPIGEEVKFD
- a CDS encoding UDP-N-acetylmuramoyl-L-alanyl-D-glutamate--2,6-diaminopimelate ligase; translated protein: MKICVKEGFVTDNSSVCEAGCYFVKTAANAKFEAAAEAKGAKIINLAECKRLLDIDESIKIIGITGTNGKTTTAAAICATLLNLGYGCGLCGTRGAFVNNERIDDKALTTSEILRTLSYLKAASERGCEYFVMEVSSHAIAQKRIESLDFAMKIFTNLTQDHLDYHGTFEEYARVKSEFFADDAPKLINIDDRGGIKFNPANALTYALHANADFAPGEYSLEGGIRATLKTPRRQMALSSNLHGEFNLYNLIAAASCVATLTDRPLEQIARAAAKFDGVEGRMEVVSREPLVIVDFAHTPDGIEKVLNALRHRKIVAVFGAGGDRDRTKRPKMGAIAQKYAHRLVVTSDNPRSEEPESIIAEICGGLEMNECVKCIANRKEAIKYALESLTQDEILVILGKGDETYQEIKGVKYPFSDKEVVRELLDGCV